Within Vigna unguiculata cultivar IT97K-499-35 chromosome 2, ASM411807v1, whole genome shotgun sequence, the genomic segment TGCCATTGCAGTTTTGTTGTGAATCTTATATAATGATCCTTTGGGTAGTTTAGATTTGTAGATATATGAATTTGAATATAAAGTATAAGTGTTTGTATAAGATGAAACAGGAGCATTTAAAAGATAGAATATGTTTTGGATGAATAATGGTATGAAGAATAGACATCGATCACGTGCCAACCATATGTGTTTAGTGTCGGCTAGCCCACACTCCCTTagaatatcttttatattttgcgTCGGTCAGCCCACACTTCGTccgaatattttaaaataatatttgctCTTAACGTTCTCTAACCCACgctattattaatgttttattatatttttttattgttttgcttTGGCTAACCCACACTAATGCTATTCATTTATGTCAACTGGACGACGCTATTGCAGACTCAAATTAGTGTCCGTTGGCCGACACATCTTGAATTAGCTTCGGTGGTTTTTTCGTGGTTCTCTATCCGACACTGAACCGACAATACATTTGAATTTGTGTCGGCTTTAGCTCCTTAGCGTCCGTTTTTGGCCGACGCTAATCctttattttcttgtagtgagcAAATGAAGACGCGTGAGTTGAAGTATGAAGCAGGAGACGAAGCATGAAGGTGTGGACGTTAGACGCAGCGGTGCGAATGGCCGAGGCACTTCAAAGAGATTCTCTCACAAACGATCCTCACCGGCCTCATCGCAGACCCCTACGCCGCAAGCAGACTCATAAACTTCTCTACTCGCTCCGCTCTCGTTCCCTTCCACTATTCCCTCCAAATCTTCAATCATCTTCACAACCCCAACGCCTTCACATGGAACACCATCATGCGCGCCCATTTCGAACTCCAAAACAACCCCCACCAAGCCCTCACACTCTACAAGCTCTTCCTTGCGAAACACGCAAAACCCGATAACTACACCTACCCAACTCTCCTTCAATGCTGCGCTGCCCGGGTGTCCGAGTTCGAGGGAAGGGAGCTGCACGCACATGTCGTGAGGTTTGGTTTCCATCAAGATGTGTACGTCTGGAACACACTGATAAACTTCTATGCAATATGTGGGAGCATGCCCAGTGCGCGCCAGGTGTTTGAGGAAAGTCCTGTGTCGGATGTTGTCTCTTGGAATACTGTTTTGGCGGGGTATGTTCAGGCGGGAAATGTGGAGGAGGCGGAACGTGTGTATAGGGGAATGCCGGAGAGGAACACCATTGCTTCGAATTCCATGATTGTGCTCTTTGGAAGGAAGGGGTGTGTGGAGAAGGCGCGGCGGATTTTTGATGAAGTTCGAGGGAGGGATATGGACATGGTGTCGTGGAGTGCGATGGTTTCTTGTTATGAGCGGAATGAGATGTGTGAAGAGGCGTTGGTTTTGTTTGTGGAGATGAAGGCGAGTGGGGTGGCAGTGGATGAGATCGTTGTGGTTAGTGTTGTATCCGCGTGTTCGCGAATTTTGAATGCTGAGATGGGGAGGTTGGTGCATGGTTTGGCGGCGAAAGTTGGGGTTGAAGATTATGTTAGTCTCAAGAATGCTTTGATACATTTGTACTCTAGTTGCGGGGAGATAGTGGATGCGCAAAGAATTTTTGATGATGGTGGTGTTCTTTTGGATCTAATATCTTGGAACTCGATGATTTCTGGGTACTTGAGGTGTGGTTCGATTGAAGATGCTGAGAAGTTGTTTTATTCCATGCCGGAGAAGGACGTTGTGTCTTGGAGTGCCATGATATCTGGTTATGCTCAACATGAATGTTTCTCGGAGGCTTTGGCATTGTTCCAAGAAATGCAGCTTCATGGGGTCAGGCCAAACGAAACTGCTTTAGTGAGTGCCATCTCGGCTTGCACTCATTTGGCTGCTTTGGACTTAGGGAAATGGATTcatgcatatataaataaaaataaattacaggTTAACACTATACTGAGCACCACTCTTATAGACATGTATGTGAAATGCGGGTGTGTGGAAAATGCATTGGAGGTTTTCTATGCGATGGAGGAAAAGGGGGTTTCTACCTGGAATGCAATCATTCTTGGGTTGGCAATGAATGGTTTGGTAGAACAGTCACTCAACATGTTTGCagatatgaaaaaaagtaatacACTTCCTAATGAGATAACATTTATGGGAGTTCTTGGGGCCTGTCGGCACATGGGCCTAGTCGATGAGGGGCGTCACTACTTTAGTTCCATGATCCACGAACACAAAATAGAGCCTAATATTAAGCACTACGGATGCATGGTTGATCTTTTTGGACGTGCATGTTTTCTTAAAGAAGCGGAGGAACTGATTGAGAGTATGCCAATGGCACCTGATGTTGCCACTTGGGGTGCCTTGCTTGGGGCTTGTAGAAAACACCATGACCATGAAATGGGAGAGAGGGTGGGCAGAAAACTTATTCAGCTTCAGCCTAACCATGATGGTTTCCATGTATTATTGTCAAATATATATGCTTCAAAAGGAAATTGGGGCAATGTTCTCGAAATTAGGGGAATTATGACACAACATGGGGTGGTAAAGACACCTGGTTGTAGCATGATTGAAGTAAATGGGATAGTTCATGAATTTTTGGCTGGAGATAAGACTCACCCACAAATAAGTGATATTGCGCACATGTTAGATGAAGTGGCAACAAAACTAAAGATTGAGGGCTATGTACCTACCACAAGTGAGGTTTCACTAGACATAGACGATGAAGAGAAGGAAACTGCACTTTTCAGGCACAGTGAGAAACTTGCAGTCGCCTTTGGGCTTATCACTATTGCTCCACCAACTCCAATCAGAGTTATGAAGAACTTGCGCATTTGTAATGATTGCCACACTGTTGTAAAGTTAATCTCCAAAGCATTTGATCGTGAAATTGTGGTAAGGGATCGTCATCGCTTTCACCACTTTAGGCATGGAGCTTGTTCCTGTATGGACTTTTGGTAACAAAGCATCCTGGCTATTAAAGTGAGTGAGTATTTTACGTTTCAGGAACATACACTCAATTTTTCATGGTTGACTCAAATATCAAGCTatggaatcaaattttgttcatttttgtgATCTTGTTGGTAAAGAATGACGGATAAGGAGTACCTTCTAGTCCAGGATAATATCACTACAAGATTCCTGAAGAGAAATGATTTATGGCAATGTTAATTGAGTTTGCATTCAGCGATTGGTCTCTGGGAAAGTTTGCAAAATTCCAAAAATTCTCGTTCAATCACCATCATCTCTGGTTCAATGGCCATTCCTGAGCAGTTGAGTTATTACAGGAACTCATCTATAGTACTTGTTTTTTGAACCAAGCTCTTTCCTTAGGCTTGTAATAGGTTTCTTGGACTAACGGAATAAGTTTTCTGGGTGAGTGATGGATGGAGACCTTCTTGGATCAACGAGGGGGGGGGGTCTGACTCTTTGAATAAGTTCCTTGGTTGATAAGCTTTCACATGGATTAGGCACGACTAAGAAAGGTTGATAATGGTTCTTGAGATCAAGAACTTGCAGTAGTGCTGCGGAAGCaaagaggagaagaaggagCAAGGATGCTTCTTGGATTAGTTCTTGGCTTTCTTTTGGCTCAAGAAGGCCTCGACAAACGGGTGGTATTCTTGGAGTTTGATGAAGGTTTGGATGTACTTGAACAAGGTAACTGAGAGGTTTTTAGGTGGTGGGGTGGTTTTTACGTAGAATTGTTTAAATTGAGATTTTAGGTGCTGATAATTGAAGGTGCAGTACATTTGAGATGATATGTTCAGCTGGTGATTTTAGTGCTGTGAAAGTATGTGCAGTGAGCAGTCGGTCCAGTGACATAAGTTGCTGAAGGAAGTGTGTTGAACCTGACCAGCGGTATTTGAATGCTCACATGAGAAGCTTGCCAGAGAAGTTGACCAAGACTTGAAACCTGCTGATCCTGAAATGATGACCTGCTACCAACTTTGAAGAACTCCAATAGACAGATTCTGCACTTTGAAGAAACCTGCGCCAGCCAGAAGCTTTTGAGGAGAGCTGCCCTTGTTACTTGCTACTTTAGGTGATTTGTATAGTTAGACTAGGCAAGTCTAGGTAGTttgtacataatttttacttGCTATTGCCAGTTCCTGTGACCAGTTCTAGGCTCTTTTCAAGTTCTGGTTTTTGAGAACAAATTTGATCATTCTACGTGGTTTGACAGTTCTTAATTCATCTCATGCATATTCTTAGTCATTCAAAT encodes:
- the LOC114173630 gene encoding pentatricopeptide repeat-containing protein At3g62890-like, whose protein sequence is MRAHFELQNNPHQALTLYKLFLAKHAKPDNYTYPTLLQCCAARVSEFEGRELHAHVVRFGFHQDVYVWNTLINFYAICGSMPSARQVFEESPVSDVVSWNTVLAGYVQAGNVEEAERVYRGMPERNTIASNSMIVLFGRKGCVEKARRIFDEVRGRDMDMVSWSAMVSCYERNEMCEEALVLFVEMKASGVAVDEIVVVSVVSACSRILNAEMGRLVHGLAAKVGVEDYVSLKNALIHLYSSCGEIVDAQRIFDDGGVLLDLISWNSMISGYLRCGSIEDAEKLFYSMPEKDVVSWSAMISGYAQHECFSEALALFQEMQLHGVRPNETALVSAISACTHLAALDLGKWIHAYINKNKLQVNTILSTTLIDMYVKCGCVENALEVFYAMEEKGVSTWNAIILGLAMNGLVEQSLNMFADMKKSNTLPNEITFMGVLGACRHMGLVDEGRHYFSSMIHEHKIEPNIKHYGCMVDLFGRACFLKEAEELIESMPMAPDVATWGALLGACRKHHDHEMGERVGRKLIQLQPNHDGFHVLLSNIYASKGNWGNVLEIRGIMTQHGVVKTPGCSMIEVNGIVHEFLAGDKTHPQISDIAHMLDEVATKLKIEGYVPTTSEVSLDIDDEEKETALFRHSEKLAVAFGLITIAPPTPIRVMKNLRICNDCHTVVKLISKAFDREIVVRDRHRFHHFRHGACSCMDFW